One region of Myxococcus xanthus genomic DNA includes:
- a CDS encoding ATP-grasp domain-containing protein: MKATILSRSASIPSTRRLVEVARARGHRVRVLNPLRVQMHLDGRSATLYYGRKKLAPTDVVLPRIAQSISNYGLAVVNQFGLARVSLVNHAQAIAQSRNKMRSLQLLSAHGIDIPSTVMARDAAHLKEMVGLLGGVPVLVKLLQGQEKHGVMVCESLQSLEAALEAVLGLGHNLVMQEYVKSTGIDVRVLVVGGQAVAAVRRRPRPGRLAHTLIKGARLEAHELSPAQRATAEKATRLIGLEVAAVDLLDVQGQPKIFEVNSSPALPEMEAVTGVDLASLIIIRAEALVAGEPPVSVPDLSPPSALPASSEPAQLPVDRKGTGRRARTGEGGA; this comes from the coding sequence ATGAAAGCCACGATCCTCTCGCGCTCCGCTTCCATCCCGTCCACTCGGCGACTTGTCGAGGTGGCGCGCGCAAGAGGGCACCGGGTGCGGGTCCTCAACCCACTCCGCGTGCAGATGCACCTCGATGGGCGCAGCGCCACGCTCTACTACGGCCGCAAGAAGCTGGCGCCCACGGACGTCGTCCTCCCCCGCATCGCCCAGTCCATCAGTAACTATGGCCTGGCCGTGGTGAATCAGTTCGGCCTGGCGCGGGTCTCGCTCGTCAACCACGCGCAGGCCATCGCGCAGTCGCGCAACAAGATGCGCTCGCTGCAACTGCTCTCGGCGCACGGCATCGACATTCCGTCGACGGTGATGGCGCGCGACGCGGCTCACCTCAAGGAGATGGTGGGCTTGCTGGGCGGCGTGCCCGTCCTCGTCAAACTGCTGCAGGGGCAGGAGAAGCACGGCGTCATGGTGTGCGAGAGCCTCCAGTCGCTGGAGGCCGCGCTCGAGGCCGTCCTGGGGCTGGGGCACAATCTCGTGATGCAGGAGTACGTGAAGAGCACGGGCATCGACGTCCGTGTGCTCGTCGTGGGTGGGCAGGCGGTGGCCGCGGTTCGTCGCCGCCCGCGCCCCGGGCGCCTGGCGCACACCCTCATCAAGGGGGCCCGGCTGGAGGCGCACGAGCTGTCACCCGCCCAGCGAGCCACCGCGGAGAAGGCCACCCGGCTCATCGGGCTCGAAGTGGCGGCGGTGGACCTGCTCGACGTGCAGGGCCAACCCAAGATCTTCGAGGTGAACAGCTCCCCCGCGCTTCCTGAGATGGAGGCGGTGACGGGCGTGGACCTGGCCTCGCTCATCATCATCCGCGCGGAAGCGCTCGTGGCGGGGGAGCCGCCCGTGTCCGTGCCGGACCTGTCGCCTCCGTCGGCCCTGCCCGCGTCATCTGAGCCTGCCCAGCTCCCTGTGGACCGGAAGGGCACGGGGCGCCGCGCTCGGACCGGCGAAGGCGGCGCGTGA